The DNA segment gttacggTAAGTAAATATATCGTTTTCACGAAggctaaaagtattagtaattatcgTCTATCTATTATTTAATCGATAAATTCAAGTGGGtggttaaaaactaaaattaaataaattaattaactaacgaacacgacaaagaataaaatagaaaaataaccgattaacaaccaagaagcaaaacaatactTTGGAAAGAATTCACTTAAACTTCACCTTTAACTATCAACCTAAATTACGCAATTTATTTGCTTAGTATCTTAAACCATAAAAATACgtaaattataataatatctCTTTCAGGAGTAAtagcaattgactctaggttgattaattgaattttctttctaattaaaaaccTCTgctatcgcattaactcgatttatggattcctctattagatttgaatctaatctagtagatttatgtagttttatttctaaaattgCATGCAATTTTACTCAAAATTACGCAATATCTACTCTTAAACTAACGCCAATGTTACTGTACAAccattttaatcacttaactttaataagttttcattttgaatAACTCAATTCCTCTAAATAccactagaggtgtgcatgggctggGCCACCCGGTCCGGctcgaaggcccgcccgaaatgtgggagggtttgggcaaaaatataggcccaaaaaatgggcttaggcAAAAAAATAATGCCTGTTTAATAAACGGGCTAGGCCTGGGGTAAAGCATTTTTGGCAcaggcccggcccgaattcactacaagacaatttttttaatattattttcttatttttttctccctattttgccactattttactattatgttgctactattttgttattgtttggatattgtataaaacttattttattgttaaaattttttattattttaaagacatttgttaatttgttattattttagaaatatttgcttgttaagttgcatctattttagtgttatttaagtatacatattttttttaaatttattttcaatttgttgagaaatatttatttgatgtttttagtatttttgatggtttatatattttttaaaattatataaaaataataatataaaaattaatataggcAGGGTCGAGcccgaattttaatatttttattcgggttaggcttgggcaaaattttaagcccattttcgGGCCAGGCTGGGCCTAGACCTAataaatgggcctaaatttttagttaggCCGGGCCTGACCCATGTACACCTCTAAATGCCACTCATATCTTTCTTTTTATTgagaatataataatattaatttaaaaaaagagtaatcaaaatgaaaatttactaaaaaataattttagtgtgCAATAACATTATTTGTTAATCAAATTAAGGCCAAATCATTGAAATGGAATATTACTGTGGACGATTAatacaagaaaattatttaaCCACGGTACTGtatttgtgaattttttatttcaatgaccaaaatgaaaatttactaaaGTTGGGTAACTAACTATGCAGTTTACCCATTTTTTCCATGTCTCTGTTCCGGCGTCCGGGAAATCCGGTTATAAAAGCCCCGACCTCATGAGCTAGTAGAAAAGACCGCTTTGAGCTCACTGATCCGACATTTAATAATCTCTCTCAAAGTCGCTCTCGAAGGTAAAGTTCTGATTTTCAGAATCAGCTTTTCATATTCAagttgttgtttttttcttttaaatcaatttattggTTTTTATCTTGTGGGTTCTTTGAAATTTCCTTTCTAAATGATTTTCTTGGTGGGTTCTTAGTAAGAGaaagcttttttttatttttttatttattttaaatctatctAACTCTCCAGCTTTGgtttctaatttattttattgttgaaCTTGGTGGAAGAAAGTAAAACAGTTTAAATTTGTGTTGTTTCAAATAGTGGAGGAAGCATGAAGGGCCATGAATCAAAGGTAGTGGCTAATTTCTTACTCAACATTGCTCATTTTTATTCCAAAGCCCTTTTCATTTTGTAATTCGATTTTTGTCTTGAATTGTATCTTTAAGAATTTGTATAGTTGCTGTGTGATTTAAGTAAACATGAACACTAGTTTTGAGCTAAATAAGATTTTAAGTAGAAGCATTCGTGATAACCATGGATTGATTGATCAATAACTTGATAGTAATATGACAGTTTACTTTGTGAAGGATTAGGAGATGATGAGTAgggttattatattttatatacagcCATTGATGAGTCGGGCATACTGCCTTTCATTTGCTAGTCTTATGATTACGCTTTTCCTTGAATTaaccttttatttgtttatgCATATTACTTATTTAGATGGCAAGGATGGAGGATATTCTTAATCTTCCGGTGCAAGATCCTCCTTGTGCAGAGTTCTCTGCTGCTCACATAACATGGGTAAAAGTAGAAGGCGGTCGCCAAGGTGGCGATGATATTGCTCTAATCCCTTTTTCTAGAGTAGATGATTTTGTAAAAGGAGAGTCTTCTAATGCAGAATGTCCTGCTAGCTTCCGCATTGAGTCAAGGAGGAAGAGATCTGAAGGAAGTATTAGCAAACCAAGGGTTGATGGATATCTTGAGTATACTCTGTATGATGCAAATTGAACTCCCAGGACTGCCTTGTTTTTTTAGCTCCGTTGAAAATAACATACAGGCACACACAATCTGATAGTAGCTTCTTAAAGTGATTCTCTTTCTCTGGCTATATTCACTgtatattatatgttttttaaataatttatcgcCTAGCTGGTCAAACTTTGTGCcaccttaattatttttatttcattcttttttctctttaaaaTTCTTTGTCCATTGAAAACCAGTTTATATATGATACTTCTTGAATTGTTGTTATGACAGCAGTTGTTTAGACATTTCATCATCAATGGCAGAAGATGTTGTGCAAAACATATTCTTATCTCACAACagggttttttttcttcttcttcttcttctttttataggCTATCTATGCAGAATGTGAATGTTTTTATTGAAGGCTAGCCAGCTTGATCATGTTGCTTAAATTTTAGTAGGAAATTACTGCGGTGCATCATGTTTTATATGTGCACGTGTCAGTGAATATGTATCTGTGGAGTGCGTTCTACCATATATTTTCCTGCAATAATGCTTGTTCTTATGTTAATTGCTAGTCTTTATgtgtattaaaataaaagatttaaaGCTAATCTGTTGATTGTGCAGATACTGGTGTTCTTATGGTCCTGAAGACTACCGTGATTGTGAATCTGGTCTTGGGGATGGTTCAAACTTCAAACCCACCACAGGGAAGGGAAGCAGGCCAGGGAGACGCCACATGATGAGAGGTTGCCTTTGCCTCTTTACCGTAAAGCGCTTGTACACACGTCCCCTCCTGGCCCTCATAATTTATAATCAAAGAAATCATGTAGATAAAACAGGGTCCCCTTGTCATGGGATACTTGACCAGGATGCTGTGGGGACAAGAGCTATGTATGCTCCTAGAATCTCAGAGGAATTGCGCCAAAAGGTGATGTCTATGCTTTATGTTGGAATATCTTTGGACAACATCATTCAGCATCATATGGAGGTGGTCCAAGGGCATGGGGGCCCACACAACCGAGATGATTTTCTCACACGAAATGATGTTCGTAACATTGAAAGAGTTATTCGTAATACTTCACATGAACTTCACATTGATGATGCATGCAGTGTAAAGATATGGGTACAAAGGCATCAAAAACATGTTTTTTACTTCCAAGATGCTTCTGCTTCAGAACCATTTATTTTGGGGATACAGACAGATTGGCAGCTGCAACAGATGCTTCGCCATGGACAGAATGGTTCTGTGGCTTCTCATTCTACCTTTGGCTCAAAGAAACTTAAGGTACTCTGTGTGTGTGTTTAAAGAGTGATTCAAATATATCTGCCAGTCTGAAACAGAAGTgaaaatttgagagtgaaaataagagaaagatCAGGGCCTCATGGATCTCCTTAATCTTTTCACCTAGGCAGGGGCAAAGCCAGGAATtatctggtttttttttttttttttttggggggggggaattttgtaataaaatggcttaaattgaattttttaacttttgagaggggccaaaatttcaaattttccatTTAAAGAAACTAAAGGGGATTAAACTGACTTATTTATATTTGAGAGGCATTAAAAGCAATTATTCCATTTGCGGGGGGAAGTGGGGGGGAAGGCCCCTGCCTACCCCCGGCTGCACCTAGGATTATGGCTGTTTGACACAATACCATAGGGAAAATATAACAAAACAGCTGGTAAAGTTATCATAAACTTGCTCTCTATTCGTCTAAAGTTGTTTCATGCTTATTTATTGACTGTCATTATCTTTTCTtacaagaaattgaaatttaaaatagaaataacTCCTAAACCataaacaaaaatcaaatatatatattatttaatatagtaAAGCTTAAGATAAACCTCTATACTCTGAAACCTACAATTACCAGAATGAATCCTTTACACTTGAAACTGAAAGAACACCCTAGAAATTGTAGTAGGATgtactaatgatattttagcatatACAAGGTGCTAAATAAAGCAATATTAAGTAAAGATAATAATTTCATGTTTCTGCTTTGTTGTTTTGGTTTCCTATTTTGTGGATTTATTATTGCAAATATATAGGTTGGAAATTGGTTGATATGGAAATATTATATACGAAGTCATTGTTCTTTGAACCTATGTTACTTGGATTCAATGATGAGTGCTAAATTAAGGTATGTGTCTGACAGGGGTATGCTTAGGTTTTTCCAAGTTTTACCACATATTTGGATGGCTGATCTCAATAACTGTGTCCATAAAAAGTTTTGGAGACAAGTACATAGAAATATAGTTGTAGCAAGATAGGCCTAACCTTAAGGATGCATGGTCTACTGTGTTatcacatatttttaattctatatctTTACCGCAGTTTGAAATGATTATGACCTTAAACTCGATGAAAATCCCCTTCATTGACAGTATCCTCTATCCACTTTACTTGTCTTCGACTCATCCCGAAATGCAATTCCTGTTGCTTGGGTGATTACCTCCTCTTTGACCGGTCAAGATATTCATAAATGGGTAGGCTCCCTTGCTGAAAGATTAAGGACAAAGGACTCTAGATGGAGACTTAATGCCTTTTTGGTAGACGATCCCTCTTTTGGGTTTTCAGCAATAAGGTAAATTCTGATGTGATGTTTCtaatttatttgaataattttttatttataggaGGAATGTGAAATCTAAGTTGCTTACATGCAGAGATGCTTTCCAGTGTCGGGTTCTATTGTGTGTCTGGCATGTTCGCCGTGCTTGGATAAGGAGTCTTTTGAAGACTTGCAGCAACATTGATGTTCAACGAGAGATGTTTAAGCACTTGGGCTGGATATTATATTCCCCAAGAAGCGTACCTAATGCGATGGACGCAGTTCAAGAATTCATGGAAGTATTTGTTGATCAATCTGCTTTTATGGATTATTTCAAGAGCCAATGGTCACCATACATAGGTGAGTGTCCATTGGTTGTTGGCTTTGATTTTGTCTATAGCAATTCTCTTTTCTGCTAACACAGTAATTAATCATAGTCATGTCTTTAGTTGCTGATAAGTTTAACATGATGTATTATGTTGTCTAATTTCTGACCTTAAATGCTTTTTTGTCTTGCAGAGTCATGGGTCAGTTGCATAAGGTCACTTCCTGTTGCTGGTCCAGAGCCGCATGCTGCCATTGAATCTTATCACAGAAGACTGAAGTACAAGCTTTTTAATGATCAATATGCTAATTTCTGGCCTAGAATTGACTGGTTAATCCATACTTTGACTACCGAATTTCACTCCTTATATTGGTTGGATCAGTATACTGTAGAAACCGGATATTTTTCTAATCTCAGAGACGAATCTTTCTCAACCAATGCTTGGTATCAGGCCCTACACATACCAGATATTGATGTCATATTGGATGAGCAAAATCTCCAGGTTGCAAAGGTCATCTCCCAAACAGACCGAAACCTGGCATATACAATTTGGAATCCTGGTTCAGAATTTTCTCTCTGTGATTGCCACTGGTCAAATCTGGGAAATCTCTGTAAGCATGTCATGAAAGTAGCAATGATGTGTAAAAATAGGCAGGTAGCAAGGCCACTATTAGCAGCTCAAATTTATAGACAGACCTTGCTTAGTCTTCTGCATAATCCTCCAGATGATCCGGTAGTTCTGGATCATGCTATTCTGTGTACAACTCGCTTGCAACAGGATATCAAAGGCTGGGAAGACTTATCTAACAGTGGACTTCTTCAGCAATTGCCTCCTGAACTTAACTCTCAAATGGCAGATAATACTCTCCTTTTTGCACGCTCTCATTGATTACACCATCTGAAAAgcaatttaataaaacaaacacTTTCAGCAACTCTGTGATGTCACATGATTTCTTCTGATAATCTAGCTTCTGATTGAGCTCAAATGTATATAACCAGGCTTGGAAAGGAAAATATGTAAATCTATGGCATCTGAACTCCACCAACTTGAGGTACATCATGTTTGCTCATGTTTATATTGCTGATTCTGTTTCTGGTAATTCTTAATTATTTTGTTTCTCCTCAAGGAAAGGGTGAGACGAGGAAGAAAGGGAGAATCTGATTTCAGCCGACTTCCACTGTTCAGCACATTAAGCATTCATTCATCCAGAAATGTTTTAGCTGTTCAGTTGCGAAGGTCTGACATTGTTCTCTGCAAATCAATAGCAGGTATCTTCCTTTGTTTTTGCCCAACTTTTATGCTCTATGTGAACTTACTCTCTCTCTACCCACACTGGAGTGAACATAAAATGGAGGACccttggtgaaatatgtttatttggaAACTCATTGGGACTTTCTCACTTTAATGACcagatttatttttcttgctgaaGTTGCCTAAACGCCTTGAGCCTGGAATATCATGGATTTGATCAGAAAAGCATATTGAAACCTTGCAGGTATTGTAGAGCAGCTTTCTCCAGTAATATGAAAAACTCGCCATAGGTTGCTAATATTTTCCCAAACCAAAATCTGTTCCCTGGTGGTCAAGTGTAAATAGCCAGCAAATTGGTATGAGGAGTTTTATCCGTAAATGTCAAATAACTCTCTTAATCCActgattttatatgaaaattgttTGAAACTGCAGATACAACACAAATCACTCGAGTTTTTGGAATTTCTATTGCCATATTCCCTTATCTCAACCATGAGGGATCGGAGTCCACAATTTTGTCCCGGTAAAGTTGACTCTGGAACGGAATAGAATAGGATTACTTGAAAGTAAGTTGATTGTGAGTTATGATTGCCAAGCATGAATGTGACCCATTTTTCATTAGAATCACTCTATTTTACTGTATTTGACATGTTACTTGGGCTCGCAGGTCCGCATCCTTGGAAACTATTGTTGGCTACAACAATAACACTGATGCAGGGAAACTTCCCAGGTTATCAGGAAGTCGAAAAGCAAAcctattatggtttatcaaatctGAGGTAATGGCTTTACTTCCTTGCTTGTAACTTGTAAAGCATTAATCCTGGTGTTGTCGAAGGAACTCAGTCGAACACACCTGGTCTGTGTATAAAACAGTTTCATCTTCTGTGCATAACAATGAAGCTTATCTCCCGGTCTTGGGTTGAATCCCCACTAAATATAAGTTTTGAGTTCACAATGGCAAGTGGGGTTTCATTTCCATCATTTACGTAACTTCATGGAATAATTTGGGTCAATTTGGAAGAATATAGAAACCCCAACctcagaattttatttttatcatatctcAAAATCCTAACCATTATTAAATCCCTCAAATCATAATGTAaagatttcaaatatatatatattttaatggcATTACTGGCTTTTATAAATACACAAGGCAAGTTGATATTAAAGTACTATAGCTGATACACATATTTAATATGGTGGTTTGGGAACTGAAattctaattatatttgtaaaaccCATAATATAGTTAATCAAGTTAAAACCTTCTATCTATTTCTCGACTTAAGTAAAAGGTGTCGATACCTTGATTTGTTCCATAAGTTACTTTTAGGTTTATTTTGGTAATATTTGCTTCAATTGTGCACTATTAGCTCAATTTGATTATTCACTATCCTTTATTAGCTTATAGCATTGTTAAATAAATAACACTTAATATTGActctaatttactcaattaataTCGCTTGTTTCATTTTTACATGACTCTTTAACATCTTCATTGGCCACCCTACTTCATTCAAATTACTTATTAAACTCACATATATTAATTCTATCCAACATTACCTTGTTACTTCTACACTAAATCCATATCTTTCAATTAGTGTTTAGACATTTActcttcttttcatttatttaaatcatgtatCATTTATCCCTTAAGCTTTAACTCAATTGACATTGTTATTATTGTCACAACTAGGAAGATGTGGATTTGAGCATGTTTAAGTGCCCTCTCTGATTGAAGGGTACATATCATTTATTAGTCAAGCttaacataataacataaccaaTTGTAGAGTAAAAAGTCTCCACTCCATTACTTTTTCACTCTTTAATATTCAATACATGTTTAATTACCATTCATAAATTGGTTTTCACATTTGAAAAGTGGGTGCTACATGGGTCATATATATTTGAATGGTAAtgatcataaaaaattgtaattgagttaatcataaccaaaacatcTTATTCTCCCCctcaataaaaaaaaaattcttacacTCCTTTGAACCATGCCAAGATGGCATCCATTTGAAAAacaattttgagaaataaaaacaatttaaggtTTCGTTTGTTTCATTAAagatgatttttggaaaattgatttaatatgattaattagtgaatattgaacttttatgataaaaaaagattaaattgaaaagttatgaaaatttataagaaaatatttgataagtgaagaaTGTAGTAGAGAATGTAACAACTCGATGCTTTAACTCTATGTTCGGGTCGAGTATGGGAGTGTTACAATAAACAGTCTTATCAGATTGAAAAATATCTTACAGAACAAATTTTGGTAGGACAGTTTATAGGGTAAGAGGATAATTTTATGTTGATTGGAAAACTTTTTATATTGATCAACCTATTTTATATGAAACAAACATCGAGAAAGGCTAAAGATATTTTCTATAAAAGCCTTTGCGTTTGAAATCTAAAATTATtacaatttcataattaaatgacAACAGCTAGATATTATTtccaacaaatattttaaaaaaaatggtgcaACTATTTAAGGAATGTTCCTATTTGTTGGGAAATATATGAAGGTTTGGCCTTGATAAGTTGCTCTTGAGACTTTTTAAGCTATAACTAGAAATATGTGATAGTTCCACAAAACTTGTGGATCATTTAAATCACTTCATAGCCTTCCataatttcaagaaaattcttaaatttatttagtgcCGTATCTTTACAACCACTCTTAGAACCTGGTGTTATTCATTCATCATAGAATTGACTGTGAATTTCGATCAATTAAGTAAGAATTTTATGGCACATTTTGCTAGTATAGAGTAACCTTTagaattttagtttaaattttgatCACTCAAAATCAAGACGAGACTTTGTGAGAATATATTAGATGATTGCATGCAGCAACAAAGTGTTCATTTCAGGCGTAAGATATAGACCTTTGCGATGCGTACTAATCGACGCATAGCCAACCGGGCTtta comes from the Gossypium hirsutum isolate 1008001.06 chromosome A06, Gossypium_hirsutum_v2.1, whole genome shotgun sequence genome and includes:
- the LOC107962535 gene encoding uncharacterized protein isoform X1, with the protein product MKGHESKMARMEDILNLPVQDPPCAEFSAAHITWVKVEGGRQGGDDIALIPFSRVDDFVKGESSNAECPASFRIESRRKRSEGSISKPRVDGYLEYTLYWCSYGPEDYRDCESGLGDGSNFKPTTGKGSRPGRRHMMRGCLCLFTVKRLYTRPLLALIIYNQRNHVDKTGSPCHGILDQDAVGTRAMYAPRISEELRQKVMSMLYVGISLDNIIQHHMEVVQGHGGPHNRDDFLTRNDVRNIERVIRNTSHELHIDDACSVKIWVQRHQKHVFYFQDASASEPFILGIQTDWQLQQMLRHGQNGSVASHSTFGSKKLKYPLSTLLVFDSSRNAIPVAWVITSSLTGQDIHKWVGSLAERLRTKDSRWRLNAFLVDDPSFGFSAIRDAFQCRVLLCVWHVRRAWIRSLLKTCSNIDVQREMFKHLGWILYSPRSVPNAMDAVQEFMEVFVDQSAFMDYFKSQWSPYIESWVSCIRSLPVAGPEPHAAIESYHRRLKYKLFNDQYANFWPRIDWLIHTLTTEFHSLYWLDQYTVETGYFSNLRDESFSTNAWYQALHIPDIDVILDEQNLQVAKVISQTDRNLAYTIWNPGSEFSLCDCHWSNLGNLCKHVMKVAMMCKNRQVARPLLAAQIYRQTLLSLLHNPPDDPVVLDHAILCTTRLQQDIKGWEDLSNSGLLQQLPPELNSQMADNTLLFARSH
- the LOC107962535 gene encoding uncharacterized protein isoform X2; its protein translation is MECPASFRIESRRKRSEGSISKPRVDGYLEYTLYWCSYGPEDYRDCESGLGDGSNFKPTTGKGSRPGRRHMMRGCLCLFTVKRLYTRPLLALIIYNQRNHVDKTGSPCHGILDQDAVGTRAMYAPRISEELRQKVMSMLYVGISLDNIIQHHMEVVQGHGGPHNRDDFLTRNDVRNIERVIRNTSHELHIDDACSVKIWVQRHQKHVFYFQDASASEPFILGIQTDWQLQQMLRHGQNGSVASHSTFGSKKLKYPLSTLLVFDSSRNAIPVAWVITSSLTGQDIHKWVGSLAERLRTKDSRWRLNAFLVDDPSFGFSAIRDAFQCRVLLCVWHVRRAWIRSLLKTCSNIDVQREMFKHLGWILYSPRSVPNAMDAVQEFMEVFVDQSAFMDYFKSQWSPYIESWVSCIRSLPVAGPEPHAAIESYHRRLKYKLFNDQYANFWPRIDWLIHTLTTEFHSLYWLDQYTVETGYFSNLRDESFSTNAWYQALHIPDIDVILDEQNLQVAKVISQTDRNLAYTIWNPGSEFSLCDCHWSNLGNLCKHVMKVAMMCKNRQVARPLLAAQIYRQTLLSLLHNPPDDPVVLDHAILCTTRLQQDIKGWEDLSNSGLLQQLPPELNSQMADNTLLFARSH
- the LOC107962535 gene encoding uncharacterized protein isoform X3; this translates as MMRGCLCLFTVKRLYTRPLLALIIYNQRNHVDKTGSPCHGILDQDAVGTRAMYAPRISEELRQKVMSMLYVGISLDNIIQHHMEVVQGHGGPHNRDDFLTRNDVRNIERVIRNTSHELHIDDACSVKIWVQRHQKHVFYFQDASASEPFILGIQTDWQLQQMLRHGQNGSVASHSTFGSKKLKYPLSTLLVFDSSRNAIPVAWVITSSLTGQDIHKWVGSLAERLRTKDSRWRLNAFLVDDPSFGFSAIRDAFQCRVLLCVWHVRRAWIRSLLKTCSNIDVQREMFKHLGWILYSPRSVPNAMDAVQEFMEVFVDQSAFMDYFKSQWSPYIESWVSCIRSLPVAGPEPHAAIESYHRRLKYKLFNDQYANFWPRIDWLIHTLTTEFHSLYWLDQYTVETGYFSNLRDESFSTNAWYQALHIPDIDVILDEQNLQVAKVISQTDRNLAYTIWNPGSEFSLCDCHWSNLGNLCKHVMKVAMMCKNRQVARPLLAAQIYRQTLLSLLHNPPDDPVVLDHAILCTTRLQQDIKGWEDLSNSGLLQQLPPELNSQMADNTLLFARSH